AAATTTTGCTCCGCGGCTCAAACGCGGAGCAAAAAGCCAAATTTATGACGGGAAAAAATGTCCGCATAATGATCGGGGTTATTCTTCTGGCCTTAACGGCTTGGCTGTATTGGGGCGCTGGCATGCCCTGGACAGCCGTAGTGGCCCTTATTTTCGCCATCATCGCTTTCATCGGGGCTTTTGCCGGAAGCAAAAAAGAGGAAACTCCGCCATCTGATGCGGGCGGAGCGCCGAAAGTGGAATAAATTTAAATTTTTTATCAAAATATTGCCCGAGAAACATTCTTGTTTTTTTGGGTTTTTATTTGTCCCGCATCTTTTATAAAATAACGATTTTTTTGCAAAATAACCATAAAATTAATATTTTTATTAAATATAAACACAAGAACAAAAAGGTGCGGGATTTATATTGCTATTTTTTCCTATAAATGGTAAAAGATTAAAAATGCCCTTATGGCTCAATTGGATACCCGCCCGTCAACGCCCATGCCCTCATAGTTCAGCTGGATAGAACGTCGGCTTCCGGAGCCGAAGATCAGGGGTTCGAATCCTCTTGAGGGCACTTAAACTAAGCTCTCGTCGTTCAATGGATAGGACACAAGATTGCGGATCTTGCAATGCAGGTTCGATTCCTGCCGAGAGCACAGATAAAGCACAGGATTGCGCTTGTCCGCCGAAGCTTTAGCGGAGGCGGAGATCCCAAAATCTAGGTTCAATTCCTAGCAGGGGCACCAGAAAGGAAAAATCAAAGAGTTTTGGTTCGACCTGCCCCGCCCAACATGAGCGAAGCGAATGTTGATGCGGGGTTCCTATCGGGTGCACAAAAATTGTTTAGTAAGTTTTGAGGAGCGCCTGTCCCGCAGACTTGCGGGAAAGCGACGAAATCCCCGCCGGATAGCGGGGCGACCTTTCTCGCGCCCTTATAGGGCGGGTTTCCTGCTTAAGGGCACAAAAAACAGTCCCGAGAAATTAGGATTATTTTTTGTTTTCGTGTTTCCGTGTTTTTGTGTTTATATGCTAAAATATATTCATGTTAACCCTGGACACGGACATAATAAATATCAGCCGCGTGGGCAAAACCACGGCTAAATATTTAAATAAATTGGGTATAACGACGGTGCGCGATTTGCTTTTTTATTTCCCTTTCCGCTATGATGATTTTACCCATTTAACGCCTATTGATAAGCTTCAGTCTGAAACCAGCGCTAATATTGTCGGCCGGATTGAACTGATTCAAAATAAAAAGAGTTGGCGGAGAAGGATGTATATCACGGAAGCGCTAATTACTGATGATACGGAAACCTTAAAAGTTATTTGGTTTAACCAGCCCTTTATCGCCCGCAACCTACAAGTTGGCGATAAGGTTTCTTTAGCAGGAAAAATAGAAGAAGACGCAAGCGGTTTGGTTATGAAATCTCCTACCTATGAAAAAATTGCCGGCCAGCAAGGTTTTCATACCCAAGGTCTGGTGCCTAATTACCACTTAACCGCCAATCTCACGCAAAAACAAATAAGATTTCTTATTAAACAGATTATCGGCGCAGCGAAACAGATATCTGATTGGCTGCCGCCTGACATGAAAAAAAATCTGCGACTCTTTGATTTAAGCGAGGCTATAGCCAAAATCCATTTCCCGAAAACAAAAACCGAAATTGAAACTGCGCGAAGACGCCTATCCTTTAATGAACTTTTTATAATCCAGCTCCAGTCCCAACTCGTAAAAAAAGAGCTTGAAGCAAGCCAAGCTAAGCCAATTCCCTTTTCAGAAGAAACTACAAAAAAATTCGTCAATTCCCTGCCCTGGGCATTAACTGACGCTCAGCGAAAGTCTGCCTGGGAAATTCTTAAGGATATAGGCAAAGACAAACCGATGTCTCGGCTTCTTTCCGGAGACGTTGGCAGCGGCAAAACGGTTGTTGCCCTAATTGCCATGCTTAACGTTGCCCTAAATAATTATCAAGCAGTCTTGATGGCGCCAACGGAAATTTTGGCCCATCAGCATTACAGCACAATTTGCCAACTGTTGAGTAATTTTGACGTTAAAATTGGTTTAATAACTGGAAGCGAAAAAAGGGCGAATTATGAATTAGGAATTAAGAATCAGAAAGAAAATAAAAAGATGAAAACCCCTGATTCCTTATTCTTAATTCATAATTCAGATATTATTATCGGCACGCATGCCTTAATCCAGGAAAAGATAGAATTTAATAATTTGGGGCTAGCCATAATTGACGAACAACATAGATTCGGTGTGGAGCAAAGAGCTGCGCTCTTAACGCGGACCTATGCGGACCGGCGGGGACCTATGCGGACCGGCGGGGAGGAAGCGGAAGATGAGGGGAAATTGTTGTATGAAAAAATTACTTATAAAATCAGAGGGGCGATTTTTAATGTTAAAAAACAGTTGGGTTTGGGGCATAAAGAAGTAATTTATCAAAAGGCCTTGGAAAAAAAATTTGAAAAAGTTGGATTATCTTTTACTAAAGAAAAATCTATTGAGATAAAATATGATGATAAAAAAATTAGCATCTACAGACCTGACTTTATCATCGATGATAAAGTTATTTTAGAAATAAAAAAACTGCCCTTTATCGGGAAATTTGAAAAGCAACAAGTCTGGCATTATCTGAAAGGCTCTGAATATAAACTAGCTTTGTTAGTTAATTTCGCAAATAATGATGTTCAAATTGAACGTTTTGTTGACACGAAAAAGTCCGCATCAGTCCGCCAAAGTCCGCATCAGTCCGCGCTTAGTCCGCATTTACTGTCAATGACCGCCACGCCTATCCCCCGCTCTTTGGCCCTGGCTTTGTACGGCGATTTAGACCTTTCTATTATCAACCAGCTGCCGAAGGGCAGGAAGCCGGTTATGACGAAAATTGTGCCGGAGGAAAAAAGAGAAAAGGCTTATGCTTTTATCAGACAGCAGATAGATAGCGGCCGCCAGGTATTTGTCATCTGCCCTTTAATCGACCATTCTGATAAGCTTGGAGTAAAATCCGTAAAACAGGAATTTGAAAAGCTGGATAAACAAATTTTTCCTGATTTAAATATCGGCATTTTGCACGGTCGGATTAAGCCGCCGGAAAAAGAAAAAATTATGCGGGAATTCCTTGATAATAAAATTAAAATCCTGGTCTCCACTTCAGTCGTGGAGGTCGGAGTGGATGCGCCAAACGCCGCGATTATGATGATTGAAGGCGCGGAACGTTTCGGCCTGGCCCAGCTTCACCAGTTTCGCGGCCGGGTCGGACGAAGCCAGCATCAATCTTATTGCTTTCTTTTCACGGAAAACTCGGCTGACAAAACCTTAAAACGGCTAGAGACGCTGGTAAATTGCCAGGACGGCTTCACTCTGGCAAAAATGGATTTGAAATTCCGGGGCGCGGGCGAAATTTACGGCACGGCCCAAAAGGGCTTCCCTCAATTAAAAATCGCCTCTTTATTTGACTATAAACTGATGAAAGAGGCGCGGGAGGAAGCGATAGAAATTATAAATAAAGACCCCGGTTTAAAAAATTATCCTTTACTGGCGGAAAAATTAGGAGATTGGGAAAAAAGCGTCCATCTAGAGTAATTCTTTTTGCCACCATATCATCGTATTAACACATTGACAAGGGTTGATTTTTGCTCTATACTGATAAATAAGAAATAAATGATCTTTACATACCTATCTCATGGGGGTGAGAAGAAAAAAATAAAAGGCTCTGGAAAGGAGGGGGATAAAAAGAGTCCTTTTGACTAAACAAAAAACCGAGGGCAATACCATTTGTCTGGACGCCAATCTTTATCAGGGCTTTGTAAAAGCCCAGGAGGAGTAAGGCACTATATGGGCGAAGTTTATTTAAAAAATCGTTCGGGGAAAAAATTTGAAGACCCGATCTCCGGGCAATGCATTCGGGAAGATACGCCATCTTCTCGCGTCATCAAAGTCATAACAGAAAGCGATGGCAACGGCGGAGGAGAAGGATTCCTACTGGCGAGAGAGTCTTTTATAGGAATAATGGAAGAAGCTCTCAAAACCCCGGTACGTAATGGAGATAGGACGCCAACCTTCAATCTCCACGGCTGTCTGGAGGCAAACCCGAATAACCCCATGATCAGAGAAATCGCCGGAAAGCTGGGCATGAAACTGCCACAGCTGGCCGAACATTGAAGCGAAACATCAAGACGCAACAAAGGGCTGAAGATTTACTGACCGGTAGTAAATCCAAAGCCCTTTTATTTTTTAGAAATAAACTCATTGCCCCTTATATAAAACCGCCATTTTTCATCCTTATACCTTCCCGCGTAGTCAACGCCAATTCTTTTTGTTTTAACTATTTTCGGTTTTTCATCTTTGATGCGGCTCTCAATCCAGAGGCCGTATTTTTTTACATAAATAGGTAGACTATTGAAAGATTTATCTACACCTAAAGCTTTTGTCAGTTTAGCTGGTCCATTCGTCAGTAAGCTCTTATTTTTTGCCTTGTTATGTGTTTTATGTTTTATGTTACATGATATAGCTCTGATTAAAACCGCGGCCGGATAATCTTTTTCTTCTGTCACGATATTTAACATATAATGCATGCCGTAAGTAAAATAAACATAAATTTTGCCCGGTCCGCCAAACATTACGCTGTTTCTTTTTGTCCGGCCCCGGCTGGCGTGAGAAGCTAAGTCCCTCGGCCCGTTATAAGCTTCTACTTCCACAATTTTACATCTTAGAGTGCTCTCCCCTCTCCCGCGACGCGAGGAGCGGGGGAGGGGTCGGGGGCGGGGGTTTTTCCTTACCAAAAAACAGCCCAAGAGATCTTGGGCAACTTGTAGCGTATTTTTATTATAAAAAGATTTTGGCAAAATTCTCATATCACGCATCTCATATCGCTAATCGCATTATATCTTACTTAATGTTCCCCATAACATTCCGCCTATTTTATCAGCCAATTGCGATAAATTTTCGTAATCATTTCTGGCAATATAATTCTAGGTATAAGAAAAGTAGATTAAATATTCCGACTCTTTAAGCGAGCCATAAGCAATTTCTAGAAAATTCTTGTACACTTTGCAATCCGCCCCTCTTCTCCTGGCAAAGCCTTCTGTGTAATTAAGTATGACAGAAAGTACGGCTCGACGTAGCTGTGAAGTCACGCCATGCAATTCATCTCTAGGAAAATTTTTAGTTATTTTATAAACATACTTAACATATTGATGCATTAAATTTTTTAATTCTACATGAAAATCCATGTAATTACTATGCGTTACGCGTTATGCGATATGCGATATGAGATATGAGATATGCGTTACGCGATACGCGCTAGGCGACCAACCATTTCTTCCAAATTTTTTATTTTTATCAGCTTTAATTTTTTTGCCTTCACCTGATAATCCGGAACCATCGCCTGGACAAACCCTAATTTTTCCGCTTCCGCCAATCTCTGTTCCGGTTTGGAAACATTGCGCACTTCCCCGCCCAGGCCAACTTCGCCTAAAACCAAAGTTTTTCTGTTAATAACCTGATTAAGAAGGCTGGAAGTTATAGCTAGGCAAACCGCTAAATCCAGGGCCGGGTCATTAACTCTGAGGCCGCCGACAACGTTTAAAATTATATCCTGATTCAAAAGATTGACTTTGGCCCTCTTGGTCAAAACCGAGGCCAAAACCTGCAGCCTATTTAAGTCAAATCCGGAAGATTTCCTCTGCGGATAACCAAAAACCGTTTTGGTCACCAGAGCTTGAATTTCAACCAGAAAAGGGCGGGTGCCTTCCAAAACACTGCTGATAACCGAACCGGTTATTTTTTGTCCGCTAGTTTCTATAAAAACCGCTCCCGGGTTGGCAATCTCAGCAAAACCCGAACCGGTCATTTCAAAAACTCCCAATTCATTAACAGAGCCAAAACGATTCTTTATCGCCCGCAGCACGCGATAATTATTGGCGGCTTCCGTTTCCAAATAAATCACGGTATCAACAATATGCTCCAAAGACTTCGGACCGGCGATTTGGCCGTCCTTGGTTATATGGCCGACCAAAATAATGGCAATATTATTCTCTTTGGCGATTTCTAAAAATTTTACGGCCGAAGCTCTGATTTGATTAAGACCGCCGGCTTCGGCTAAAACATCGGCCGAATAGACCGCCTGGATTGAATCAATAATAACTAAAATAGGCTTCAGGGCTACAATAGTGGCTATGGCTTTTTCCACGTTAGTTTCGCTGATAAATTTAATTTTTTCCAAATTGCATTTTAACCTGGCTAGACGCGCTTTAATCTGGCCGGCTGATTCCTCGCCGCTAAGGTAAATAACATCGCCGCGGTTTGAGCCAACGGCATCGGCCAGCTGGGCAACAATCGTTGATTTGCCAATCCCCGGTTCGCCGGCGAGCAAAACCAGGGAGCCGGGCACAACTCCCCCGCCCAAAACCCGATCCAACTCGGAAATATTTGTCCTAATCCTCTCCAGCCCGTTTTCCCTTATTTTATTCAAATCAATAATTTCCGCCTGGCTTATTTTTTTTTCTTCCGCCTTCCCGCCAAGGCGATAATCAATTTCTTTCTGCTCCAGGGTCTGCATTTTCAAAGTCCCCCAAGAGCCGCATTCCAAACAACGCCCGCTCCACTTGGAAAATTGGGCGTCGCAATTTGAACAAACGTAAATATTTTGAGTTTTGTTCGACATAATAATTTATAACTTATCAAGTTCCGCTTTTATTATTGTCTCTAAATCCTCCTCTGTCGCTTCGCCCATTATTTCTTCTTTGTTAACAAAAATAAACGGCACTCCTTTTATATCTAAAATTTCCGCCTCTAAAATATTATTCCTTACTAGTCGGGCGGTTTCTTCGTCCTCCAGACACTCGGAAAATAAGCTTTTTCTTAAATTTAATTTTTCGGCCAAATCCAGGAATAAATCCCCGCCCAGCTTGTCGCCATTCTGAAAGAGTTGGTCATGAAAGGCCCAAAACCGCCCTTGTTCTTGCGCGCAACGTCCGGCCGCGGCCGCGGAGAAAGAATTGGCGCCGGAATCTTTTTCCGGATAATCTTTCCAAATTAAACGTATCTTATCTTCATATTTCTCCATTATTTTTTTTATTACCGCCTCCTGCTCTTGGCAATAACCGCATTCATAATCCGCGAAATAGACAATTGTGACCGCCGCTTCGTTCGGTCCCAAACTGGGGTCAAGGCCGTTTATAATCGGGCCATCCAAAACGTCTCTTAGTCCGGACGCTCTGGTTATCAGAGGGTCTCCGTCCCCATAACCGCCTCGGCGGCTTGCGGCTGTTTGGCCATTATTATCCCAAGAAACGCTAAAAGCGGACTTTAATATCAAAAAAAATAAAAACAGCAAAATAAAATTGCCCAAAGCGGCAACTATAAATAATTTTGTGGGAAATTTTGCCTTGCCCGCCCCGCCCGTAAATTTATTTCTGGCGGAATAAACTTTTTTTTGAAGAGGCATAAATTAGTTTCTTAAAAAGCGCAAAATTTATTCTGTTTGCCACTCGGCCCTGTCTACTTTCCAAAAATTATTTTCCTCAATGAAAAACAACAAAATATCCTGATAGGACACCAGGGAATTTTCCATGGTTCCGCTAGCTTCCCTTTTTTGGGTTTTTACCAAAATTTCCGCCCGCCCCGCGCCTTCGTCAATCCCACTTATTTCGGCCGCCACAGCTTTGGTAGTAACGCCGTAATAAACATCGCTTGCCCCCCGCCCGGCTTTGGTTTCCTCCACAAATTTATCAGCCCAGACCTGCATTGAGCCGGTCATAAAAATCTTTAAATCAAAAATGTTATTGTAATTGGAATGGTTGGAATAACTACCAAATCTTTCGGCAAAAAAAGCGGCCATTCTTTTTAAATTTTCCCGGGTAATTTCACTCTGGCTCATTTCCCCCTTGCCTTCCGTTAAATTTTTCTGATTTTCACTGGACAAAACCATTATTTCACCCTCCTCCCGAAATTCTTCCGGCGGGGAAAAAATTTCTCTTTCTTCGCCGCCCATATTTTTGCCGGTAAAATCATAAAAAAACAAAACATAGACAATCCCGGCCAAAGCCGCCAAAAAAATTACCGCTATCAATAAATTTAAGAGCTTTTTTGTCATAAATTGAAAATAATCAATAACCAAGAAACCTGCCTGCCGGCAGGCAGACAATAACCAAACAAATTCTAATAACCAATAATCAAATAGTTCGGTTATTAAAATTTGATTATTAGTTATTGGCTATTCAATTTCCTAAAAAATAATATTAAACTCCTGCCTCTTCTGGATTAGCTTCCTCTTCATTTTCACCCCCCTTTTCCAAACTGGCTTCAAATTCTTTTTTAGCCTCTTCAATTTCCAATAGCTGGCGGGGATCGGAAGTAATAAGCTGGTCTTCGGTGTAGGAAGCCACGATTTTTATGGCCGCGTGCTTGCGACCAGCAAAAAATATGCCTTCGCCCACTCCGCCTTCCAGCAAAAGATATTTTTCCCCTTCGGTTAGGGCAAAAGTTTTTTGGATCAAATCAATGGACGCCGGCGACTGCTTCAAAAGAAGTTGTAGGGAAGAATTGGTAACAATCGCCTGGCCATAAGGCGAAGTTAAAAAGTCGTTGACGTCCTGGGTGATCGTCGTCACGCCCAAATAATATTTGCGGCAACGTTTGACCAAGGCAAAAATAAATTTGGCGCTATCCTCGTGTTGCATCAGCCACCAGGCTTCGTCAATCACCAAAACCCTCTTCTTTGTTTCCGATCTGACAATATTCCAAATATAATTAACAATCGTATAGATAGCCATCGGCCTTAATTCGTCCTCCAGATCACGGACGGAAAAGCAGACCAGCTGGTTATTCATTTCCACATTCGTAAGGTTGTTAAGAAGCCCGGCAAATGTGCCCTCGGTATATTTGCGCAGGCGCAAGGCCAGGTCCGCGCCGCCTTCCATCCCATCCAAAATCTCCTGAAAATCCTGCATAATCGGCGGCTCTATTTGGGAAAGGTCTGATTCCGGCGTAATATCCTTTTTGGCGTAGGTCTCCAATAAAGCGCGGTCAACGATAGAATCTTCTTCATGGTTTAAGCCGCCGAGCATCAGCCTTACCAAACCCTTAAGCGTGATTACGGCGCTCCGGATTATATCTCCCGGTTTGGCATCGCCGCCTATGGCCCGGGGCAGGTCAAAAGGGTTGATTTTGTTTTCGCTTGATAAGGAAATATTAATATAAGTTCCGCCCACCGCATCCGACAAATGCTTGTATTCATGCTCCGGGTCAATAATTATCACGTCCGTGCCCAACATCAGGGAACGCAGGACTTCAAGTTTTATGGCATAACTTTTGCCGGCTCCGGAAGTGGCGAAAACCACCGTATTGGCGTTTTGTAAGCTGAAGCGGTCAAACAAAATCAAGCTGTTATTGTGCCTGTTTATGCCGTAAAGAATGCCGTTGTCAGAAGTCAATTCCGAGGAAATGAAGGGGAAAGAAGAAGCTACGGGCGAAGAATTCATGTTAAAAGTGATATACAACTCATCATTAGCCAACGGCAAGGTAGAATTGAATCCCTGTTCGGACTGATAAAAAACTTTTTTTGAATAAACCAAACGGGAGCCAAAAATATTTTCAACTTTATCCGACAATTGGTTTAATTCTTCTTTGCTGTCGGCATAAATTGTCACATACAAAGAAAACTGGAAAAATTTTTCTATGCCCTGGGTTAAGGCGTCCCGCAAGGCTTCAATATCCCTTAGGGCGGTTTCCCGCAATGGATCGCGGGCCGCTCCCTTCTCGGCGTCAGAAACAATCTGGGCTTCCAGCGCCCCGACCTTGTTTTTAAGCTGCTTTAAAATCAAGGAACTGCTCACGGGATAAAAAAACATGGCCACGTCAAAAGTGGAATTTAAATTGATGATCGGCGCGAACCAACCAACCGTTATGTAACGGGGATAATTTATAACAAAAATGGTGCGGATATATTTTTCTCCCAGCCTTAAATAATCAGAAGTAACCTCCATGCTGGCCGGAGCGATTAAATCATTTATTGAGAGAACGCCCCGCCGGAAAGTTTTTTCTTCCTCTATGACCTCCCTTGCTGCCTCCGGATTGGCTTCAATAGGCGGTTCCTCTTTTATTGCCTCCGTCTCTTTTATTATATTTTCTTTATTAAAATTTGGCATATTTTTTTATAGGCTATTCTGCCACCCGCAAATCTTTTGTGTCGGCCAGCCTTTGATTTTTTGAAGTTTTCGGATTATAGGTGTTGTAATAAAGCTCTATCAAACTTTGCGTATCAAGCTGAACGGCGTTTAAGCCGGCTGAAGACAAATTATTTATAACATTATCCACCCGCCTTCCCAACTCGTCTTTATATTTTAAAAATTTTTCCTCTCTCATTTTAATTAAGGTCGCCGGTTTTAAAATTTCCCAAAGCGAAGAGAAAAAATTTTTTTTCTTGTCCGATGCCGGATTATAGGGAATGACCACATAAAAACGCTTATTCATGATTTTCGCCATAGAAACCAATTCCTCTATATATTGGGTATATTCGGCCGTTTGGATTTTTAAAAGCTCGTTTGTCTGTTCCTTTTCCTTCTGCTTCAACTGCTCAAGATAACCGTTAATATCAAGTTCTCGGGATTGAATCGCAATTTGAATGGGAAAATCAATGTTGTTTAAAAAACTCACGTAAGAAGAAATTATCGCTTCCTGTTCGTCTTCGCTTTTCAGGGCAAAATTAACGCTAGAAACCAACAAAACCGCCCGCAAGGTATAATCCCGCATAATTACCGTGTCCTCCCTTATTTCAGCAATGTCCAAATATTTTTGGGAAGAGACTATTGATTTGGTTTTAACGGCTTTAGCCATAAATTTAAGAAGCCTGCCTGATGGCCTTAATTTTTGTTTCCCCTTCTTTATCTCCCTTATACTCTCCCCGTGTGTCAACCATTAAGGACAATTCTGCCAACCGGGAGAGGCTCGGCTCTGTTTTGGGGATCGGAAGCGGAGTTTGTTTTATTATTTCTTTCTCGTTCATTTCGTATCCTTGGGATTCCTGCGGAAAAAATTCATTGCGCCACACCCGCAATCCCGGCCTCTTTATGGTCTGGATGACATTTAAAACAAAGAAGTGAAAAGGCCGGCCGTTTATCCTGACAAAGGAGAAAGCTCCGGTTATTATTAAAGTTAGAATGCTTATAGTCAGAAATAAGGAAAAATCAAATATTTTATAACTTATGCCCATTATTAGAAATCCGGCCAGTAAAATTATGAACTGGCGGGTTGTTATCGGGCCGATTATTTTGTCTTCAACATCGATAAATTGTGGAATGGTAAACTGCTGCACGCTGTTAGTGATTAGTTAATTAGTGATTAGCAATTAATAAATTAGAATCTCAATTCTTTGTTTAAATCCATTATGGCTTTAAACTCTTCCAAGGTTAAATAATCCTGGCCGGCCTTTTTCCTTTCTTCTATTATAACATCAATCGGCTTATTCTCGCCAATGCTTTGTTGGCCGATAGAAAGGTATAATTTATTCACCGGGCTTTGCCGCCATCCCTTTATCCCTTCGGTCCGCCGGCTGTAATTTTCTTCTTCCAGTAGATTGATTTTTTCCTTTACCTTTGCCGCCTGTTTCCCCGTTTCCGGGCTAAGGCGGCGAAAGTTAACCAAATCCATATACCGCAATTCGTCAATCGGATTCATCACTTTTGGCGGAACGTATTTTACATCTTCCATTCTTTTCTTCCCGGATGATTGAACCGGAGTCGGCGCCCGCAAAGGCGCTTTTGCGGCCGGCTTTTTAAATTCCGGCGCCGGAGCGGCAACAGAATCTTTCGCCAAGACTTCCGATTTTGCCTGTCCCGATTCAGCTTCCTTTATCGCTTCTGGTTCGGGCTGGCTGGCCGCAATCGCCGGAGGCGGAGGAGCGATTTCACGCCCGGGATCCAATTTTGCCGGTTCTTTTTTCTCCCTTTCTTTCTCGGCCAGCAAAGAAGAAAAACTGTAATCAATGTCGCGCATCCCGATATCTTTCAGAGCGGCAGTTTTTTCCGCCGTTTCCTTGCCCAAAATTTTGTCTTCCGGCAGTTTTATTTTTACCGGCGGCCTTGCCGGAATTTCTTTTCCTCCCGCAACGCTATCCGCGACTTTCAAAACCTCGTCGGCTGAAGCGTCGTCAAAACCCAAACCACCCTCGG
This genomic interval from Patescibacteria group bacterium contains the following:
- a CDS encoding GxxExxY protein, which translates into the protein MLTLDTDIINISRVGKTTAKYLNKLGITTVRDLLFYFPFRYDDFTHLTPIDKLQSETSANIVGRIELIQNKKSWRRRMYITEALITDDTETLKVIWFNQPFIARNLQVGDKVSLAGKIEEDASGLVMKSPTYEKIAGQQGFHTQGLVPNYHLTANLTQKQIRFLIKQIIGAAKQISDWLPPDMKKNLRLFDLSEAIAKIHFPKTKTEIETARRRLSFNELFIIQLQSQLVKKELEASQAKPIPFSEETTKKFVNSLPWALTDAQRKSAWEILKDIGKDKPMSRLLSGDVGSGKTVVALIAMLNVALNNYQAVLMAPTEILAHQHYSTICQLLSNFDVKIGLITGSEKRANYELGIKNQKENKKMKTPDSLFLIHNSDIIIGTHALIQEKIEFNNLGLAIIDEQHRFGVEQRAALLTRTYADRRGPMRTGGEEAEDEGKLLYEKITYKIRGAIFNVKKQLGLGHKEVIYQKALEKKFEKVGLSFTKEKSIEIKYDDKKISIYRPDFIIDDKVILEIKKLPFIGKFEKQQVWHYLKGSEYKLALLVNFANNDVQIERFVDTKKSASVRQSPHQSALSPHLLSMTATPIPRSLALALYGDLDLSIINQLPKGRKPVMTKIVPEEKREKAYAFIRQQIDSGRQVFVICPLIDHSDKLGVKSVKQEFEKLDKQIFPDLNIGILHGRIKPPEKEKIMREFLDNKIKILVSTSVVEVGVDAPNAAIMMIEGAERFGLAQLHQFRGRVGRSQHQSYCFLFTENSADKTLKRLETLVNCQDGFTLAKMDLKFRGAGEIYGTAQKGFPQLKIASLFDYKLMKEAREEAIEIINKDPGLKNYPLLAEKLGDWEKSVHLE
- a CDS encoding DNA-3-methyladenine glycosylase: MRILPKSFYNKNTLQVAQDLLGCFLVRKNPRPRPLPRSSRRGRGESTLRCKIVEVEAYNGPRDLASHASRGRTKRNSVMFGGPGKIYVYFTYGMHYMLNIVTEEKDYPAAVLIRAISCNIKHKTHNKAKNKSLLTNGPAKLTKALGVDKSFNSLPIYVKKYGLWIESRIKDEKPKIVKTKRIGVDYAGRYKDEKWRFYIRGNEFISKK
- the radA gene encoding DNA repair protein RadA, with protein sequence MSNKTQNIYVCSNCDAQFSKWSGRCLECGSWGTLKMQTLEQKEIDYRLGGKAEEKKISQAEIIDLNKIRENGLERIRTNISELDRVLGGGVVPGSLVLLAGEPGIGKSTIVAQLADAVGSNRGDVIYLSGEESAGQIKARLARLKCNLEKIKFISETNVEKAIATIVALKPILVIIDSIQAVYSADVLAEAGGLNQIRASAVKFLEIAKENNIAIILVGHITKDGQIAGPKSLEHIVDTVIYLETEAANNYRVLRAIKNRFGSVNELGVFEMTGSGFAEIANPGAVFIETSGQKITGSVISSVLEGTRPFLVEIQALVTKTVFGYPQRKSSGFDLNRLQVLASVLTKRAKVNLLNQDIILNVVGGLRVNDPALDLAVCLAITSSLLNQVINRKTLVLGEVGLGGEVRNVSKPEQRLAEAEKLGFVQAMVPDYQVKAKKLKLIKIKNLEEMVGRLARIA
- a CDS encoding DsbA family protein, translating into MPLQKKVYSARNKFTGGAGKAKFPTKLFIVAALGNFILLFLFFLILKSAFSVSWDNNGQTAASRRGGYGDGDPLITRASGLRDVLDGPIINGLDPSLGPNEAAVTIVYFADYECGYCQEQEAVIKKIMEKYEDKIRLIWKDYPEKDSGANSFSAAAAGRCAQEQGRFWAFHDQLFQNGDKLGGDLFLDLAEKLNLRKSLFSECLEDEETARLVRNNILEAEILDIKGVPFIFVNKEEIMGEATEEDLETIIKAELDKL
- a CDS encoding DUF87 domain-containing protein; this translates as MPNFNKENIIKETEAIKEEPPIEANPEAAREVIEEEKTFRRGVLSINDLIAPASMEVTSDYLRLGEKYIRTIFVINYPRYITVGWFAPIINLNSTFDVAMFFYPVSSSLILKQLKNKVGALEAQIVSDAEKGAARDPLRETALRDIEALRDALTQGIEKFFQFSLYVTIYADSKEELNQLSDKVENIFGSRLVYSKKVFYQSEQGFNSTLPLANDELYITFNMNSSPVASSFPFISSELTSDNGILYGINRHNNSLILFDRFSLQNANTVVFATSGAGKSYAIKLEVLRSLMLGTDVIIIDPEHEYKHLSDAVGGTYINISLSSENKINPFDLPRAIGGDAKPGDIIRSAVITLKGLVRLMLGGLNHEEDSIVDRALLETYAKKDITPESDLSQIEPPIMQDFQEILDGMEGGADLALRLRKYTEGTFAGLLNNLTNVEMNNQLVCFSVRDLEDELRPMAIYTIVNYIWNIVRSETKKRVLVIDEAWWLMQHEDSAKFIFALVKRCRKYYLGVTTITQDVNDFLTSPYGQAIVTNSSLQLLLKQSPASIDLIQKTFALTEGEKYLLLEGGVGEGIFFAGRKHAAIKIVASYTEDQLITSDPRQLLEIEEAKKEFEASLEKGGENEEEANPEEAGV
- a CDS encoding TraC family protein translates to MAKAVKTKSIVSSQKYLDIAEIREDTVIMRDYTLRAVLLVSSVNFALKSEDEQEAIISSYVSFLNNIDFPIQIAIQSRELDINGYLEQLKQKEKEQTNELLKIQTAEYTQYIEELVSMAKIMNKRFYVVIPYNPASDKKKNFFSSLWEILKPATLIKMREEKFLKYKDELGRRVDNVINNLSSAGLNAVQLDTQSLIELYYNTYNPKTSKNQRLADTKDLRVAE
- a CDS encoding PrgI family protein, which produces MQQFTIPQFIDVEDKIIGPITTRQFIILLAGFLIMGISYKIFDFSLFLTISILTLIITGAFSFVRINGRPFHFFVLNVIQTIKRPGLRVWRNEFFPQESQGYEMNEKEIIKQTPLPIPKTEPSLSRLAELSLMVDTRGEYKGDKEGETKIKAIRQAS